The following proteins are encoded in a genomic region of Pyxicephalus adspersus chromosome 9, UCB_Pads_2.0, whole genome shotgun sequence:
- the ZDHHC7 gene encoding palmitoyltransferase ZDHHC7, whose product MQSSGHRFRDVEHHPLLNESDGYSPSPPDGDLVDKLWFIRDGCGMVCAVITWMLVFYADFVVTFVMLLPSKDFWYSVINGTLFNCLAVLIAPSYIPPLFSLLSSICKRCIRKMDHHCPWVNNCVGEKNQRFFVLFTMYIALISLHALILCGFQLFTCVRGQWTDCSSFSPPVTVILMIFLCLEGLLFLTFTAVMFGTQIHSICNDETEIERLKSEKPTWERRLRWDGMRSVFGGQPSLLWINPFVGLPIRRFLRARKGGTEFSV is encoded by the exons ATGCAGTCCTCGGGACACCGCTTCCGCGACGTGGAGCACCATCCTCTCCTGAACGAAAGCGATGGCTACAGCCCCTCCCCTCCCGATGGCGACTTGGTGGACAAATTGTGGTTTATCAGGGACGGCTGCGGCATGGTGTGCGCAGTAATCACCTGGATGCTCGTCTTCTATGCAGACTTTGTGGTGACTTTTGTAATGCTGCTGCCGTCCAAAGACTTTTGGTATTCTGTTATTAACGGAACCCTTTTCAACTGCCTGGCGGTGCTG ATTGCTCCGTCCTATATCCCTCCCCTGTTTTCTCTCCTCTCCAGTATTTGCAAGCGATGCATCCGGAAGATGGACCACCACTGCCCGTGGGTCAACAACTGCGTAGGCGAGAAGAACCAAAGGTTTTTCGTGCTTTTCACT ATGTACATAGCCCTGATCTCTCTGCATGCTCTCATTCTATGTGGCTTCCAACTCTTCACCTGTGTCCGGGGGCAGTGGACAG ACTGCAGCAGCTTCAGTCCACCCGTCACCGTGATCCTCATGATCTTCCTCTGCCTCGAGGGTCTCCTCTTCCTAACCTTCACAGCTGTCATGTTCGGGACACAAATTCATTCCATATGCAATGATGAAACG GAAATCGAAAGGCTGAAAAGCGAGAAGCCCACGTGGGAGCGGAGACTGAGATGGGACGGGATGAGGTCTGTGTTTGGCGGGCAGCCGTCCTTACTCTGGATTAACCCCTTTGTAGGCTTACCAATAAGACGATTCCTCAGAGCCAGAAAAGGCGGCACCGAGTTTTCCGTCTGA